CGCGGCGGTGGTGATGGTGCCCCTGTTCCGCCGGGCCGGCCTGGGCTCGGTGCTGGGATACTTCGCCGCTGGCCTGGCGATCGGACCGTTCGGGCTGGGCTGGTTCTCCGACCCGCAGGCGATCCTGCATACCGCCGAGCTCGGCGTGGTGATGTTCCTGTTCGTGATCGGCCTGGAAATGCGGCCTTCGCACCTGTGGAGCCTGCGCAAGGAAATCTTCGGGCTGGGCACGCTGCAGATCGCCACCTGTGCGCTGGTGCTGACCAGCATCGCCAAACTGTTCGGCTTCCCGTGGCAGGTCGCCTTCATCGGCGCCACTGGCTTCGTGCTCACCTCCACCGCGGTGGTGATGCAGTTGCTGGCCGAGCGCGGTGATATCGCGCTGCCGTCGGGGCAGAAGATCGTTTCGATCCTGCTGTTCGAAGACCTGTTGATCGTGCCGTTGCTGGCCCTGGTGGCGTGGATGGCGCCGAGCGCGGGCAGTGCCGATGGCGAGGGTTCGCGCTGGCTGTCGGTGGCGATTGGCGTCGGTGCCATCGTCGGCCTGGTGCTGGTCGGCCGCTTCCTGCTCAACCCCCTGTTCCGCGTGCTGGCCGAATCGAAGGCGCGCGAGGTGATGACTGCTGCCGCGTTGCTGGTGGTGCTGGGCGCGGCGCTGCTGATGCAGCTGTCCGGCCTGTCGATGGCGATGGGCGCGTTCCTGGCCGGCGTGCTGCTGAGCGAGTCGACCTTCCGCCACCAGATCGAAGCGGACATCGAGCCGTTCCGCGGCATCCTGCTCGGCCTGTTCTTCCTCAGCGTGGGCATGGCGCTGGACCTGGGCGTGGTGGCGGGAAACTGGCCGCTGATCCTGGGCCTGGTGCTGGCGCTGATGGCGGCCAAGGCGCTGTGCATCTACGTGGTCGCGCGCATCATGGGCAGTGATCACGCACAGGCGCTGGATCGCGGTGTCCTGATGGCGCAGGGCGGCGAGTTCGCCTTCGTACTGTTCTCTGCTGCGGCTTCGGCCGGCGTGATCAACCTGGAGATCAATGCCAACTTCACCGCCGTGGTGGTGCTGTCGATGGCGCTGACCCCGCTGGTGGTGCTGGTCTACAAGCGCATCGCGCCGAAGCCGACGGTGAACATGGACGGCGTGGACGAGGCCGATGGCCTTTCCGGCAGCGTGCTGATGATCGGTTTCGGCCGCTTCGGCCAGGTCGCCAGCCAGTCGCTGCTGGCGCGCGACGTGGACGTGACCATCATCGACAACGATGTGGAGATGATCCACAACGCCGAGCGTTTTGGTTTCAAGATCTATTACGGCGATGGCACCCGCCTGGACGTGCTGCATGCTTCCGGCGCCGCTACCGCGCGGGCCATCGCGGTGTGCGTGAACAACGCCGAGGATGCCGACCGCATCGTTGAACTGGTGGCGCATGAGTTCCCGCAGGCCAAGCTGCTGGTGCGCTCGTTCGACCGCGAGCACTCGCTGCGGTTGATCCATGCCGGCGTCGATTTCCAGATCCGCGAGACGTTTGAATCGGCGCTGCTGTTCGGCCAGGCCGCGCTGATGGAACTGGGTGCGGACGAAGATGACGCGCAGGAGATCGCGGAGCAGATCCGCGAGCGCGACGCCGAGCGTTTCGAGCTGGAAATGGCCGGTGGCAGCCTGCGCGCCGGTGCGCATATGGTGTTTGGCAGCGCGCTGCCAGGCGTGCCCACGCCGACCCCGTTCACCGCGCCAAAGCGCAAGGCGCGCACGTTGAATGCCGACCAGGTGCCGGAAGAGGAAGAGGATTGACCCGTTCTGGTAAGGCCGGTGGGCGAGGGGGCCTGAATCAGGGACAATAGCGTCCCCGCCGCCGCCGTTCCCCCGCTCCCGATGACCGATTCCGCCCCCCAGCATCCTGCCCGCATCCTCGATGGCCGCCGTATCGCCGAGGACCTGCTCGACAGCCTGAAGGTGCGCGTCGACGCCCGCGTGGCCGCCGGCGGCAGCCGTCCGGGCCTGGCCGTGGTGCTGGTGGGTGGCGACCCGGCCTCGACCGTGTACGTGCGCAACAAGCGCCGCGCCGCCGAGAAGGTCGGCATCGAAGCGCATGACTACGACCTGCCGGCCGGCACCACCGAGGCCGAGCTGCTCGACCTGATCGACCAGCTCAACGCCGATCCGAAGATCAACGGCATCCTGATCCAGCTGCCGCTGCCGGGCATCCCCGACGCGCGCCGGCTGATCCAGCGCATCGACCCGCGCAAGGACGTGGACGGCTTCCACCCGGAAAACGTCGGCCACCTGGCCCTGCGCGAGTTCGGCCTGCGCCCGTGCACTCCGCGCGGCATCACCACGCTGCTGGGCCACACCGACCAGCCGGTGCGTGGCCGCAACGCCACCATCGTCGGCGTGAGCAACCACGTCGGCCGCCCGATGGGCCTGGAGCTGCTGATCGCCGGCTGCACCGTGACAAGCTGCCACAAGTTCACCCCCAAGGACGTGCTGGAACAGGCCGTGCGCAACGCCGACATCCTGGTGGTGGCGGTGGGCCGCCCGGGCATCGTGCCGGGCGAATGGGTGAAGCCGGGCGCGGTGGTGATTGACGTCGGCATCAACCGGTTGGACGACGGCCGCCTGGTGGGCGACGTTGGGTTTGAGGCGGCCGCCCAGCGGGCGAGCTGGATCACCCCGGTGCCGGGTGGCGTGGGCCCGATGACCGTGGCCACGTTGATGCAGAACACCCTGGAGGCGGCGGAAGCGCTGAGCTGACCTACTGTTGGCACCTACCAAGGGCGGCACCGCGCCTCGGGCCTCCTGTAGAGCCGAGCCTATGCTCGGCTCATCGCGGTCTGGCGGAAAGCAGCCGAGCATGGGCTCGGCTCTACAGGTGAGCGGGTGCGACACTGTGTCGCGCGAAGTTCCAATTCTGGCTACCAAAAATGCTGTTCTTGGCCTCTCAAAAGGGGTAAAATGTCGCGCTTCCCCACATCTCGGGTATGCCGATGCTGCGCATCCAGGCTGAAGCACTCACTTACGACGACGTCTCGCTCGTCCCCGCCCACTCGACCATCCTGCCCAAGGACGTCAACCTCGAAACGCGGTTGACCCGAGACCTGAAGCTGAAGCTTCCGATCCTGTCCGCCGCGATGGACACCGTCACCGAAGCCCGCCTGGCCATCGCCATGGCCCAGCTCGGCGGCATGGGCATCATCCACAAGAATCTCAGCCTGGAACAGCAGGCCGCGGAAGTGGCCAAGGTCAAGAAGTTCGAGGCCGGTGTCATCCGCGACCCGATCACCGTCGGCCCGGAAACCACCATCCGCGACGTGCTGGCCCTGACCCAGGCACACAACATCTCCGGCGTGCCGGTGGTGGGCAGCGACGGCCAGCTGGCCGGCATCGTGACCCACCGCGACATGCGCTTCGAGACCGAGCTGGACGACCCGGTCCGCCACATCATGACCAAGAAGGATCGCCTGATCACGGTCAAGGAAGGCGCCGCGTCTGATGAAGTGCTGCAGCTGCTGCACCGCAACCGCATCGAGAAGGTGCTGGTGGTCAACGATTCGTTCGAACTGCGTGGCCTGATCACCGTCAAGGACATCCAGAAGAACACCGACTTCCCCAACGCTGCCAAGGACCTGTCGACCCGCCTGCTGGTCGGCGCTGCCGTCGGCGTGGGTGGCGATACCGATCGCCGCGTGGAAGCGCTGGTTGCCGCCGGCGTGGACGTGATCGTGGTCGATACCGCGCACGGCCACTCGCAGGGCGTGCTGGACCGCGTCAGCTGGGTCAAGAAGAACTTCCCGAACGTGCAGGTCATCGGTGGCAACATCTGCACCGGCGAAGCCGCACTGGCGCTGCTGGACAGCGGCGCGGACGCCGTGAAGGTCGGCATCGGCCCGGGCTCGATCTGCACCACGCGCGTTGTCGCCGGTGTCGGCGTGCCGCAGGTCACCGCCATCGACCTGGTGGCCGAAGCGCTGCAGGACCGCATCCCGCTGATCGCCGACGGTGGCATTCGTTACTCGGGCGACATCGGCAAGGCGCTGGCCGCCGGTGCCTCGACCATCATGGTCGGCGGCCTGCTGGCCGGTACCGAGGAATCGCCGGGCGAGACCGAGCTGTACCAGGGCCGTTCGTACAAGAGCTACCGCGGCATGGGTTCGCTGGCTGCCATGGAGAAGGGGTCGAAGGACCGCTACTTCCAGGACGCCGCCACCGCCGACAAGCTGGTGCCGGAAGGCATCGAAGGCCGCGTGCCGTACCGCGGCCCGGTGGGCGGCATCATCCACCAGCTGATGGGCGGCCTGCGTGCCACCATGGGCTACGTGGGCTGCGCCACCATCGAAGACATGCGCAGCAAGCCCAAGTTCGTGAAGATCAGCGGCGCCGGCCAGCGTGAGAGCCACGTCCACGACGTGACCATCACCAAAGAGCCGCCGAACTACCGCGCCTGATGCGCTTGCGAACTGCTCTTGCGATTACGGGCAGCCTGCTGATGGCAGGCTGTTCGTTGTCCGAACCGCCGCCGCGCTCCGGGTCTCCGGGCGCGGCGGTTTCGCAATTGCAGGACGTACAGGCCTGCCAGAACGCGTTCTCGCTGCCGAAGGGCTGGCAGGTGCAGGCCGCTGGCGAGCAGCGCTGGCTGCTTAAAGGTACCGGCGAGCGCCCGCTGCAGGTCACCCTGCAATGCATTACCGAGCTGCTGCACGGGCCGGATGATCCGGTGCTGACGCCGGTACTGGGCGCGCTGGAGCCCGCACGGATGAGCGTGCGCTGGGCGTCCTGGGGCGCTGCGGATGCGGGCGTCTCGATGGCGGCGCTGCAACGGCGCATCGTGCCCGGCACCGAAGTGCAGGAAATCGCCGAGCTGCCGCGCGCCGACCGCGCCAACCCCAACGCACCGCACGGCCTGCTGATGCTGCGCTGGGACGAGGAAGACCCCTCACATATTCAACAACGCGAGGCGTTCATCGCCACGCTGACGCAGAGCCTTGAAGCGCCGGGCGCTGCGAAAAACACCACTGGAACGGCACCATGACCAACATCCATAACGACAAGATCCTCATCCTCGATTTCGGCGCGCAGTACACGCAGCTGATCGCCCGCCGCATCCGCGAGCTGGGCGTCTACTGCGAAATCTGGGCGTGGGACCACAACCCGGCCGAGATCGCGGCGTTTGGCGCCAAGGGCATCATCCTGTCCGGTGGTCCGGAATCGACCACGCTGCCGGGTGCGCCGGCCGCGCCGCAGGAAGTGTTCGACAGCGGCCTGCCGATCTTC
This genomic interval from Stenotrophomonas sp. 57 contains the following:
- the guaB gene encoding IMP dehydrogenase is translated as MLRIQAEALTYDDVSLVPAHSTILPKDVNLETRLTRDLKLKLPILSAAMDTVTEARLAIAMAQLGGMGIIHKNLSLEQQAAEVAKVKKFEAGVIRDPITVGPETTIRDVLALTQAHNISGVPVVGSDGQLAGIVTHRDMRFETELDDPVRHIMTKKDRLITVKEGAASDEVLQLLHRNRIEKVLVVNDSFELRGLITVKDIQKNTDFPNAAKDLSTRLLVGAAVGVGGDTDRRVEALVAAGVDVIVVDTAHGHSQGVLDRVSWVKKNFPNVQVIGGNICTGEAALALLDSGADAVKVGIGPGSICTTRVVAGVGVPQVTAIDLVAEALQDRIPLIADGGIRYSGDIGKALAAGASTIMVGGLLAGTEESPGETELYQGRSYKSYRGMGSLAAMEKGSKDRYFQDAATADKLVPEGIEGRVPYRGPVGGIIHQLMGGLRATMGYVGCATIEDMRSKPKFVKISGAGQRESHVHDVTITKEPPNYRA
- the folD gene encoding bifunctional methylenetetrahydrofolate dehydrogenase/methenyltetrahydrofolate cyclohydrolase FolD; this encodes MTDSAPQHPARILDGRRIAEDLLDSLKVRVDARVAAGGSRPGLAVVLVGGDPASTVYVRNKRRAAEKVGIEAHDYDLPAGTTEAELLDLIDQLNADPKINGILIQLPLPGIPDARRLIQRIDPRKDVDGFHPENVGHLALREFGLRPCTPRGITTLLGHTDQPVRGRNATIVGVSNHVGRPMGLELLIAGCTVTSCHKFTPKDVLEQAVRNADILVVAVGRPGIVPGEWVKPGAVVIDVGINRLDDGRLVGDVGFEAAAQRASWITPVPGGVGPMTVATLMQNTLEAAEALS
- a CDS encoding monovalent cation:proton antiporter-2 (CPA2) family protein, which translates into the protein MAVEAATSELVKVVALLGAAVVMVPLFRRAGLGSVLGYFAAGLAIGPFGLGWFSDPQAILHTAELGVVMFLFVIGLEMRPSHLWSLRKEIFGLGTLQIATCALVLTSIAKLFGFPWQVAFIGATGFVLTSTAVVMQLLAERGDIALPSGQKIVSILLFEDLLIVPLLALVAWMAPSAGSADGEGSRWLSVAIGVGAIVGLVLVGRFLLNPLFRVLAESKAREVMTAAALLVVLGAALLMQLSGLSMAMGAFLAGVLLSESTFRHQIEADIEPFRGILLGLFFLSVGMALDLGVVAGNWPLILGLVLALMAAKALCIYVVARIMGSDHAQALDRGVLMAQGGEFAFVLFSAAASAGVINLEINANFTAVVVLSMALTPLVVLVYKRIAPKPTVNMDGVDEADGLSGSVLMIGFGRFGQVASQSLLARDVDVTIIDNDVEMIHNAERFGFKIYYGDGTRLDVLHASGAATARAIAVCVNNAEDADRIVELVAHEFPQAKLLVRSFDREHSLRLIHAGVDFQIRETFESALLFGQAALMELGADEDDAQEIAEQIRERDAERFELEMAGGSLRAGAHMVFGSALPGVPTPTPFTAPKRKARTLNADQVPEEEED